The genomic region TGCGGTGTCTCGCGCAGCGGCTCGGCGGCCATCGCCTCCAGGGCGGCCTCCAGCGCCTCGCCGTGCCGGCCGGCGGCCAGGTGCTGCCCGGCCACCTGCTCCAGCATGTGCAGGCGCAGCTGCCGCAGCCGCTCCCGGTCCAGCAACACCCAGTCGTCGTACCAGCCGGGGAGCAGGTCGTGGCGGCCGGCGGCGAGGGCGCCGGCCGCGGTGCGCGGGTCGTCGCCGTCGCGCACCCGGGTAGCGGTGCCGGTGAGCTCGTCGACGTCGAGCCAGACCGCCGGGTCGAGCCGGACGGTGTCGGTGCTGACCGCCAGGGGGCAGCACGGGTCCTGCCGCAGCCGCCACAGGGCGGTGCGCAGCGACGACAGCGCCCGATCCTCTGGCGCGTCCGGCCACAGTAGACCGGCGAGTTGACTGCGGGTGGCGCCGGGACGCAGCCCGATCAGCGCGATCACCCGTTGCAGGCCGCGGGGCACCACGACCGGCGCGCCGCCCTGCAGCAGCCGGAAGCCGCCGAGCAGGTGCAGTGCGACGTGGCCGCCGGCCGGACGTCCGGACGTGTGCGTGGACGGTTCAGCGGCCACGGCGGCACCCCCCTGTGGAACGCTCGTCCCCGACTGTGCTGTTCCCGGCGCGGCTGTCCGCGACGTGTCGTCGCGTCGCCGACGGCGCGGCGTCGCGCCGGGACCGCCGGGCTGACCGTGACGAAGATTATCAATAGCGGTCACTGTGGGTCAACGGCGATGCGGGTGTGGTGATCGCTGCCGGATTACCGTGAGAAGGCCTCTGAACTGCGAATAATTGCCGCTGGGACGATCTGCCGATCAGCCGACGCATAGCCAGTACACAGCTTCCGTCAACGCAGCGTCACCATCGAACGTCGCGTGTGCATCGTCCACGGTGACGCCGCCGTGACGAGGAGCGCCGCATCGTGGCGGGAGTCGTC from Micromonospora sp. WMMD812 harbors:
- a CDS encoding BTAD domain-containing putative transcriptional regulator; this translates as MAAEPSTHTSGRPAGGHVALHLLGGFRLLQGGAPVVVPRGLQRVIALIGLRPGATRSQLAGLLWPDAPEDRALSSLRTALWRLRQDPCCPLAVSTDTVRLDPAVWLDVDELTGTATRVRDGDDPRTAAGALAAGRHDLLPGWYDDWVLLDRERLRQLRLHMLEQVAGQHLAAGRHGEALEAALEAMAAEPLRETPHRLVVRIHLAEGNAFEAVHAFYVYRDLLLRELRLEPSAAMCALLDDTLAPIRRATRDTTTATPRRAPGHPGRGPGGPARPASPSRRNA